The Haloplanus sp. CK5-1 genome contains a region encoding:
- a CDS encoding amino acid-binding protein has product MPDEAVTTDEDEEGERTDGGERPQTHTIRLELVDKPGELLSALRPIADNGGNLLSIFHERGNLTPRGHIPVEVDVECPPDRFESIVEALREEGVNVVQAGAERYGEQLTLLLVGDIVDTDLSDTLRCIESSTDATLSDLSLSAHQGRNGASSARLRLATRTGRTDEVFDHVRDIADSKGLDVIEPLVEVSE; this is encoded by the coding sequence ATGCCCGACGAGGCAGTCACCACCGACGAGGACGAAGAGGGTGAGCGAACCGACGGTGGCGAGCGACCACAGACGCACACGATCCGGCTGGAACTCGTCGACAAGCCGGGCGAACTGCTATCGGCGCTTCGCCCCATCGCCGACAACGGCGGCAACCTGCTGTCGATCTTCCACGAACGCGGCAACCTCACGCCACGGGGACACATCCCCGTCGAGGTCGACGTGGAGTGTCCGCCGGATCGCTTCGAGAGCATCGTCGAGGCGCTCCGCGAGGAGGGTGTCAACGTCGTCCAGGCTGGCGCGGAGCGGTACGGCGAGCAGTTGACGCTCCTGTTGGTCGGCGACATCGTCGACACCGACCTCTCCGATACGCTTCGCTGCATCGAGTCGAGCACGGACGCGACGCTCTCGGACCTCTCGCTGTCTGCCCATCAGGGTCGCAACGGGGCGTCGAGCGCCCGCCTGCGGCTGGCGACCCGCACCGGTCGCACGGACGAGGTGTTCGACCACGTCCGCGACATCGCCGACAGCAAGGGTCTCGACGTCATCGAACCGCTCGTGGAGGTGTCGGAATGA
- a CDS encoding HAMP domain-containing sensor histidine kinase translates to MTELFTRLDRALVRLFEPGPSPGGRRRERLARFGACSAVSLTGVALLAPNLAPFLVGSRPVVGAGLAVLGGVVCLGLLAAGAALYRSGFSTPNAVRIAAWNVLGLVVLGSVLLFHGVYRGTLGTVSVADALAAGNVLAISAAAHVIIGVHDARRVRAEQLAREREKLAVLSRVLRHNLRNDATVLVGHSERLAAELDESPLSDVAATLTRRSRDVGELADKSKVLVDALDRHSASNARLHVGDAVAAAVDDTRLVGDVDITVDVPDDLWMWADEDVETALAELVENAVEHGGSRVRVTAAADGNEVRVHVADDGSGIPADERDVITGETQITQLTHGSGLGLWVARSVAESAGGSLSFRTDDGWTVVTLTQERADPPATVDAGRPSATGPASV, encoded by the coding sequence ATGACAGAGTTATTCACTCGTCTCGACCGGGCGCTCGTCCGGTTGTTCGAGCCGGGACCGAGCCCCGGCGGTCGACGGCGGGAACGCCTCGCGCGCTTCGGTGCCTGCTCCGCGGTCAGTCTGACCGGTGTCGCCCTCCTCGCCCCGAACCTCGCGCCGTTCCTCGTGGGGTCCCGCCCCGTCGTCGGTGCCGGGCTCGCGGTCCTCGGGGGGGTCGTCTGTCTCGGGCTTCTCGCCGCCGGCGCGGCGCTGTACCGCAGTGGCTTCTCGACGCCGAACGCGGTTCGGATCGCGGCGTGGAACGTCCTCGGTCTGGTCGTCTTGGGGTCCGTACTCTTGTTCCACGGCGTCTATCGAGGGACACTCGGAACGGTGAGCGTGGCCGACGCCTTGGCGGCCGGGAACGTCCTCGCGATCAGCGCCGCCGCCCACGTCATCATCGGCGTCCACGACGCCAGACGGGTACGGGCCGAGCAGTTGGCCCGCGAACGGGAGAAACTCGCCGTCCTGAGCCGCGTCCTCAGACACAACCTCCGCAACGACGCCACGGTGCTCGTCGGCCACTCCGAGCGGTTGGCGGCCGAACTCGACGAGTCGCCGCTGTCGGACGTCGCCGCGACGCTCACCCGACGGTCGCGGGACGTGGGCGAGTTGGCGGACAAGTCCAAAGTGTTGGTGGACGCCCTAGACCGACACTCGGCGTCGAACGCGCGCCTGCACGTCGGCGACGCCGTCGCGGCCGCCGTCGACGACACCCGACTCGTCGGTGACGTCGATATCACCGTCGACGTGCCCGACGACCTGTGGATGTGGGCCGACGAGGACGTCGAGACGGCGCTCGCGGAACTGGTCGAGAACGCCGTCGAACACGGCGGGTCGCGGGTCCGCGTCACGGCCGCGGCCGACGGCAACGAGGTTCGTGTCCACGTCGCCGACGACGGGTCCGGCATCCCCGCGGACGAGCGCGACGTGATCACGGGCGAGACGCAGATCACACAACTCACACACGGCAGCGGCCTCGGCCTCTGGGTCGCACGCTCGGTCGCCGAGTCGGCAGGTGGCTCCCTCTCCTTTAGGACGGACGACGGCTGGACCGTCGTCACTCTCACCCAGGAGCGCGCCGACCCTCCGGCGACCGTCGACGCGGGGCGGCCGTCCGCGACGGGTCCTGCCTCGGTCTGA
- the tuf gene encoding translation elongation factor EF-1 subunit alpha — protein sequence MSDKPHQNLAIIGHVDHGKSTLVGRLLFETGSVPEHVIEQYREEAEEKGKGGFEFAYVMDNLAEERERGVTIDIAHQEFDTDEYFFTIVDCPGHRDFVKNMITGASQADNAVLVVAADDGVAPQTREHVFLARTLGINELIIGVNKMDLVDYGETDYNEVVEEVKQLLKQVRFGTEDASFIPISAFEGDNVAEKSENMEWFDGPTLLEALNDLPETEPPTDAPLRLPIQDVYTISGIGTVPVGRVETGIMNVGDNVSFQPSDVGGEVKTIEMHHEEVPEAGPGDNVGFNVRGIGKDDIRRGDVCGPADDPPSVAETFQAQVVVMQHPSVITAGYTPVFHAHTAQVACTIESIDQKLDPASGEVAEEDPDFIKSGDAAVVTVRPQKPLSLEPSSEIPELGSFAIRDMGQTIAAGKVLSVNER from the coding sequence ATGAGTGACAAACCGCACCAGAACTTGGCCATCATCGGCCACGTCGACCACGGCAAGAGCACGCTCGTCGGCCGACTCCTGTTCGAGACAGGGTCGGTCCCCGAGCACGTAATCGAGCAGTACCGAGAGGAAGCCGAAGAGAAGGGCAAGGGCGGCTTCGAGTTCGCCTACGTGATGGACAACCTCGCCGAGGAGCGCGAGCGCGGGGTCACCATCGACATCGCCCACCAGGAGTTCGACACCGACGAGTACTTCTTCACCATCGTCGACTGTCCGGGCCACCGTGACTTCGTGAAGAACATGATCACGGGCGCCTCCCAGGCGGACAACGCGGTGCTCGTCGTCGCGGCCGACGACGGCGTCGCGCCCCAGACCCGCGAGCACGTCTTCCTCGCGCGGACGCTCGGGATCAACGAACTGATCATCGGCGTCAACAAGATGGACCTCGTCGACTACGGCGAGACTGACTACAACGAGGTCGTCGAAGAGGTCAAGCAGCTCCTCAAGCAGGTCCGGTTCGGCACCGAGGACGCCTCGTTCATCCCCATCTCGGCCTTCGAGGGCGACAACGTCGCCGAGAAGTCCGAGAACATGGAGTGGTTTGACGGGCCGACGCTGCTTGAGGCCCTGAACGACCTGCCCGAGACGGAGCCGCCGACGGACGCGCCGCTTCGCCTCCCCATCCAGGACGTCTACACCATCTCCGGTATCGGGACGGTCCCGGTCGGCCGCGTCGAGACGGGTATCATGAACGTCGGCGACAACGTGTCGTTCCAGCCCTCGGACGTCGGTGGCGAGGTCAAGACCATCGAGATGCACCACGAAGAGGTGCCCGAGGCCGGCCCCGGCGACAACGTCGGGTTCAACGTCCGTGGCATCGGCAAGGACGACATCCGCCGCGGTGACGTCTGTGGTCCGGCCGACGACCCGCCTTCGGTCGCCGAGACGTTCCAGGCGCAGGTCGTCGTCATGCAGCACCCCTCCGTGATCACGGCGGGCTACACGCCGGTCTTCCACGCCCACACGGCACAGGTCGCGTGTACCATCGAGTCCATCGACCAGAAGCTCGATCCCGCGAGCGGCGAGGTCGCCGAGGAGGACCCGGACTTCATCAAGTCCGGCGACGCCGCGGTCGTCACGGTGCGACCACAGAAGCCCCTCAGCCTCGAGCCGTCCTCGGAGATCCCCGAGCTCGGTAGCTTCGCCATCCGCGACATGGGTCAGACCATCGCGGCCGGCAAAGTGCTCTCGGTCAACGAACGATAG
- a CDS encoding elongation factor EF-2: MGRRKKIVQECERLMDNPENIRNIAIAAHVDHGKTTLTDNLLAGAGMISQDTAGEQLAMDTEEDEQERGITIDAANVSMTHEYEGENHLINLIDTPGHVDFGGDVTRAMRAVDGALVVVDAVEGAMPQTETVLRQALREGVKPTLFINKVDRLISELQEGPQEMQERLLSVIHDVNELIRGMTEEMDDIDEDWTVGVEDGTVGFGSALYKWGVSMPSMQRTGMDFGDIIDLERADKRQELHERTPLSDVVLDMVCEHFPNPLDAQPRRIPRIWRGDAESDLAGTMRLVDEEGELVMMVTDIGVDPHAGEIAAGRVFSGTIEKGQELYVSGTARQNRVQSVGIYMGGEREEVDRVPAGNIAAVTGLKDAIAGSTVSSVEMTPFESIEHISEPVITKSVEARNMDDLPKLIETLQQVAKEDPTIQVEINEETGEHLISGQGELHLEVIGQRIERNQGIPINTGEPIVVYREAPQEASGEVEGVSPNRHNKFYITVEPLADDIVDEIQLGNVSMDMPELERREALQEAGMDKDTSQNVEHIHGTNILIDDTKGIQHLNETMELVVEGLEEALDDGPLAAEPVQGALVRLHDAKLHEDTIHRGPAQVIPAVREAVHRALIDGEIRLLEPIQDVRIDVPSEHMGAASGEIQGRRGRVDDMYQEGDLMVIEGIAPVEEMIGFSSDIRSATEGRASWNTENAGFRVLADNLQPDLIEDIRTRKGMKLELPPSIDYI; the protein is encoded by the coding sequence ATGGGCCGACGAAAGAAGATCGTACAAGAATGTGAGCGACTGATGGACAACCCGGAGAACATCCGGAACATCGCCATCGCCGCTCACGTCGATCACGGCAAGACGACGCTGACGGACAACCTGCTCGCCGGTGCGGGCATGATCTCTCAGGACACCGCGGGCGAGCAACTCGCGATGGACACGGAGGAAGACGAGCAGGAACGCGGCATCACCATCGACGCCGCGAACGTCTCGATGACACACGAGTACGAGGGCGAGAACCACCTGATCAACCTGATCGACACGCCCGGCCACGTCGACTTCGGCGGCGACGTGACCCGCGCGATGCGCGCTGTCGACGGCGCGCTCGTCGTGGTGGACGCCGTCGAGGGCGCGATGCCCCAGACGGAGACGGTGCTCCGACAGGCGCTCCGCGAGGGCGTCAAGCCCACCCTCTTCATCAACAAGGTCGACCGCCTCATCTCCGAACTGCAGGAGGGTCCCCAGGAGATGCAGGAGCGACTCCTGTCGGTCATCCACGACGTGAACGAACTCATCCGTGGCATGACCGAGGAGATGGACGACATCGACGAGGACTGGACCGTCGGCGTCGAGGACGGCACCGTCGGCTTCGGCTCCGCGCTGTACAAGTGGGGCGTCTCGATGCCCTCGATGCAGCGGACGGGGATGGACTTCGGCGACATCATCGACCTCGAACGCGCGGACAAGCGCCAGGAACTCCACGAGCGGACGCCCCTCTCGGACGTCGTTCTCGACATGGTGTGTGAGCACTTCCCCAACCCGCTCGACGCCCAGCCCCGTCGTATCCCGCGCATCTGGCGTGGGGACGCGGAGTCCGACCTCGCCGGCACGATGCGACTGGTCGACGAGGAGGGCGAACTCGTCATGATGGTCACCGACATCGGCGTCGACCCCCACGCGGGCGAGATCGCCGCCGGCCGCGTCTTCTCGGGCACCATCGAGAAAGGACAGGAACTGTACGTCTCCGGCACCGCCCGGCAGAACCGCGTCCAGAGCGTCGGCATCTACATGGGTGGCGAACGCGAGGAAGTGGACCGCGTCCCCGCGGGCAACATCGCCGCGGTGACGGGGCTCAAAGACGCCATCGCCGGATCCACGGTGTCGAGCGTCGAGATGACGCCGTTCGAGTCCATCGAGCACATCTCGGAGCCAGTCATCACGAAGAGCGTCGAGGCCCGCAACATGGACGACCTGCCGAAACTCATCGAGACGCTCCAGCAGGTCGCGAAGGAGGACCCGACGATTCAGGTCGAGATCAACGAAGAGACGGGCGAACACCTCATCTCCGGTCAGGGCGAACTCCACCTCGAAGTGATCGGCCAGCGCATCGAGCGCAACCAGGGAATCCCGATCAACACCGGCGAACCGATCGTCGTCTACCGCGAGGCTCCTCAGGAGGCCTCGGGTGAAGTCGAGGGCGTCTCGCCGAACCGTCACAACAAGTTCTACATCACGGTCGAACCCCTCGCCGACGACATCGTCGACGAGATTCAACTGGGGAACGTCTCGATGGACATGCCGGAACTGGAGCGCCGCGAGGCGTTGCAGGAGGCGGGTATGGACAAGGACACCTCCCAGAACGTGGAGCACATCCACGGGACGAACATCCTCATCGACGACACGAAGGGGATCCAGCACCTCAACGAGACGATGGAACTCGTCGTCGAGGGGCTGGAGGAGGCGCTCGACGACGGGCCGCTGGCGGCCGAACCCGTCCAGGGTGCGCTCGTCCGTCTCCACGACGCCAAACTCCACGAGGACACCATCCACCGCGGTCCCGCGCAGGTCATCCCCGCCGTTCGCGAGGCCGTCCACCGCGCGTTGATCGACGGCGAGATCCGGCTGCTCGAACCGATTCAGGACGTCCGCATCGACGTCCCCTCCGAGCACATGGGTGCGGCCTCCGGCGAGATTCAGGGTCGCCGTGGCCGTGTCGACGACATGTACCAGGAGGGTGACCTCATGGTGATCGAGGGCATCGCGCCCGTCGAGGAGATGATCGGCTTCTCCTCCGACATCCGGAGCGCCACCGAAGGTCGTGCCTCGTGGAACACGGAGAACGCCGGCTTCCGTGTGCTCGCCGACAACCTCCAGCCGGATCTGATCGAGGATATCCGCACCCGCAAGGGAATGAAGCTCGAACTCCCGCCGTCGATCGACTACATCTAA
- a CDS encoding homoserine dehydrogenase — protein MSLDIAVIGVGAVGRSVVDLAPEYGHVVTAVADSSSAAVDPDGIDADAVFDRKEREGVVGTGDPEDALSADYDVLVEATPTTLGNAEPGFSHVAAALTRDRHAVLANKGPVAERYGDLMALEAESEGTVQFEAAVGGAIPILSTIADFGPSQITATRGVLNGTANFVLSRMAAEGLGYEHVLAEAQDLGVAEADPAFDVEGTDAALKFVILANVLSGGDRVYSLEDASVEGIRDLPASALELAREDGRTVRLIGEATAEGVRVGPRLVPQHDALAVTGTRNIVQFETVNAGQLHLSGRGAGGPETATAILSDVGRLE, from the coding sequence ATGAGCCTCGACATCGCGGTGATCGGCGTCGGTGCGGTCGGTCGATCGGTCGTCGACCTCGCGCCCGAGTACGGCCACGTCGTGACCGCGGTGGCCGACTCCAGTTCGGCCGCCGTGGATCCCGACGGTATCGACGCCGACGCGGTCTTCGACCGCAAGGAACGCGAGGGCGTTGTCGGCACCGGCGATCCCGAAGACGCGCTGTCGGCCGACTACGACGTCCTGGTCGAGGCGACGCCGACGACGCTCGGCAACGCCGAACCCGGGTTCTCCCACGTCGCGGCGGCGCTGACGCGGGACCGTCACGCGGTGCTCGCGAACAAGGGTCCCGTCGCCGAGCGGTACGGCGACCTGATGGCGCTCGAAGCCGAAAGCGAGGGGACGGTGCAGTTCGAGGCGGCCGTCGGCGGCGCGATTCCGATCCTCTCGACCATCGCCGACTTCGGCCCGTCCCAGATCACGGCCACCCGGGGCGTCCTCAACGGGACGGCGAACTTCGTCCTCTCGCGGATGGCCGCCGAGGGATTGGGCTACGAACACGTCCTCGCCGAGGCACAGGACCTCGGCGTTGCCGAGGCCGACCCCGCCTTCGACGTGGAGGGGACCGACGCGGCGCTGAAGTTCGTCATCCTGGCGAACGTGCTCAGCGGGGGCGATCGGGTGTACAGCCTCGAGGACGCCTCGGTCGAGGGGATTCGCGACCTCCCGGCGAGCGCTCTCGAACTGGCGCGCGAGGACGGCCGGACGGTCCGCCTCATCGGCGAGGCGACGGCCGAGGGCGTCCGTGTCGGTCCGCGTCTCGTCCCGCAACACGACGCGCTGGCGGTCACGGGTACGCGAAACATCGTCCAGTTCGAGACGGTCAATGCCGGCCAGCTGCACCTCAGCGGCCGGGGTGCCGGCGGGCCGGAGACGGCGACGGCGATCCTCTCGGACGTGGGCCGGTTGGAGTGA